aactcatcatcttcatcatgaccacttcatcatcttctatCTTCGACTTTAGAACCCTAGCTCTCATAGTTTTCTCCTTTATCGCACCACCACCACAAGGCACATCAATTCACCACTATGAAAATCAATCCATGGTCATACCATCTTtgcatcttcatcttccttgAAACTCCAAATTGCAACTATTATGAATTGCGAAACCACCATCGCAAAATCTTCCATTACCACCAATAGAACACCGTGATGCATCAAACCTTAATCATTGTTTTCCTTCAACCTccttcatcataaaaaaaacatgtatcaCACACAAAAACTGTGAGAAACATTGAGCGACCATAAAAACGAACGTAAACGCAAGATTTTCTCTACCACTTCATGAACTTCCATTTCCATCAACCTCAATGCACCTTCATATCCACCATCGTATTAATTCGTTCATTAAATCTACCATCCAAATCAAACAACCACCACAAAAGTCACCAAGTTCATCTCCAAATCAATTGATTCACCCATCACCTTACCTATCCAAAAAATCTACAAATTAGTAAATCAGACCAAATCACAGAAACCCAACTTATGAGAAACCAAAATTAAGAAAACCCCAAACCACGACCTTTCATTGCCATGAAAACCTAACATACAAAAATcaattccttttaatttttgattgaaagataaaattagagtctttcattaaataattgttaCCTATGCCAAAAGACttatactttatttaataattactcATCTAAACACTATGCTCTTAATGATTTACACACTATtagcaaatatatcaaattaaaaaaaactataaaaattgaaaccaactacaataaaatataaggaacattttaaacaaaaactgACGAAAATACAGGAACaaatattaaatctaaatatttcactattttaaagtaaatatgtaataatttctatatttctAAATACCAACTTCCCTTAAAAGACCGCCGCAACTCGATTCCATTCTTCCAGTCAGGCTTCACTTCCACCCACTCTCAGATTCCTCAGTCTCACTCGCAGTCCATGCCGTGGCCGGCGAAGAACGCCGGCCTGGGCATAGCCGCCATGTCCTACATAGCCGTTGACTACCTACGCCACCTGTCCCCGACGTGGCACTCCCGGCTGCAACCAGTGCTGTGGTCCCTCCTCGCCCTCGCCGCTGTGGTCCGCGTCCCCTCCTACCGTCACTGGTCCGCCGAGTTCCGTTCAGCGATTCCGTTTGTCGCCTCCATGCTCTTCATGCTCTCCGCGCTTCTCTTCGAAGCCCTCTCCGTCCGCTCCGTTACCGCCGTCCTCGGCCTCGACTGGCACCGGTAACCGTCCCCCAATCCAACTCCATTTTCTTTCCATTGCAATGCGTAGATCAACGTGTTTCCTATGTTGTGATTCTGTATTGATCCTGTTTAGATTTTGGAAAGTggatttcctttaggtgttggATGCAGATCtatatttagtaatatttttaattcatatgcttgtgGATGCTTCCTGTTATACCGGATTGGCTAAAATAAGATAACTTGTATCAATGTCTCTCTGACACTTAGATATAATGACTGAAATTTAGTAGTGTTAATTTTAGTTCTTAATTAACTCTGTAACGAACTcctgattttttaatttttaataaaattttaactgtACGATTAAAAACGTTAGAAAGAATATTTCAGGGAATCTGTTACTAACACAAGTAGCAAGAGGTAAGCATCAACCAGCTAACACAAGTGCGTTAAACAAGAATACTGGCATTGATAATATCAATTTGAAAATCAGAATATAACAACCGGCTATTAGGTTTTGAGTAGTTCACCGTTAACATATATCACAAAGGCAGGTGTGTTAGAGAGTGTGTATGCGTTACTTTTGCATGAACTTAACTTCAACCGAGTGTtgtaatttctatttaaaaataaaatgttttttttttctgacaggAATACGCCTCCTCTTCCAGATACGGGTCAATGGTTTCTCTTGGCATTGAATGAGAAACTTCCTAGTCCCATTGTTGAGATATTAAGAGCTCGAATCATTGGACTGCACCATTTCTTGATGTTGTTTATGATGCTAGCGTTCTCTGTGCTATTTGATTCTGTGAAAGCTCCGGGCCTCGGATTAGGTGCTAGATATATGTTTACCATGGCAGTTGGCCGCCTTCTTCGTGCCATAACTTTTGCATCTACAATTTTGCCATCAGCCCGTCCTTGGTGTGCTGGTTCTCGGTTCAGAGTTCCGGCGTACCCTCATCCTTGGGCCCAAAAGTATTATGTTCCCTATGCCAAAGATCATGATGCTATCAGCCGAGTGATAAATCTAGATACAGCTTATGGTATGtaggattttatttttgctGAGTTGGGCAACTGCTTTTAACTTACAAAGTTATGTTCTCGTATCATTTACTGATTTAATCTGGGAGTGCTTATGTTATGGCCCATAATGTTTTCAATTTACAAGACTTGGGATTCTGATTAAAGAACCTCTtcgtttatttttcattaactttATTGGGTAGAAAGATCAACTTTGAATTGAAGCAGAAAATGATTAGGTTTTGGACAGTGGAATTATTTGCAACCACTTGGAGTTTCTTTTGAAATGTGTTCTACTTATCtgaatttagatttttattatttcatgtaTCATCCGCAGATATAGCTTTTAAAGCTTTTATCTCAGGTCGATAATATGTCTGTCAATACCTTGCTCTATGTCTATATGTCCTGTCCACCTTTAGGGACATTTTGCTTGGATGAGAAGATCTTCCAAAttaacatacttttttttttcttagttgaCATTGGAAAGCCAGTTAGCGACTACCAGCCAGATTGGGGTTCAATGAGCTTTCTGATTGATTTTTTGCGACCCACTGTCTCCGAAGGACCTTCATGGTACAGTCTGTTAAAGAAAGCTGGAGGTGGCTGCAATGACCTCCTATACAGTGGCCACATGCTTGTTGCCGTACTCACAGCCATGGCTTGGACAGTATGATTTGAATTAATTCCAAGATTTGTGTTTTCATCTGTTGTTGATTGTttgcatttgatttttttacGAGTAGCTTACctctggattttttttttctatattttaataactgcAGGAAGCATATGGAGGTTTCAGTTCTGCTCTTGTATGGCTTCTTTTGATGCATAGTGCCCAAAGAGAAATACGAGAACGTCATCATTACACTGTAGACTGCATTGTAGCCATCTATGTAGGGATCCTTTTGTGGAAGATGACAGGTTTTATTTGGTCACGTGAAGCTAAGTCAAGTAATAGGAGTCTGACTAAGCTGGAGACGATTCAAAGCAGATTAATCCAAGCTTCAAAAGACTCGGACATTGACAAAGTGAGGGAGCTTCTGAAAGAGATTGAGTTAATCAGTGAAGAAAGCAAGGATTCGACTGGAATTAAACATGCACGGTTGTTTCGTAGTGCCACCATTTTCTTTGCACTCACCATTGTTGTTCTGGCTTTCACGTTGACAAGTGATGGATGATCTTCTGGCGATCCACTTGTTTAGAATGCCACACACGGTTTTAAACTTGCAAGTATTCTAGTATTCTCGGTAATAGTTTTGGAGTCATACAAATATGTACATCACGTAATGAGGCTACCCGCAAATACTGTTGAAGTGAGGATTTAGTGTTCGATATcatgtacttttttttatcattgtcaTCCTCTTGTACCACTGGCATGTATGTAGTTATCTTGTTTCAATGTATTGGATCATTTTGAAGAATTGACAACTCACCATGGATGGAAATCAGAATTGCCACGTTGCATTTGCAATACGAGTCTTGATTTACTTTGTTTTGGAAGATTGAAGTGAATAGAATGGTTagatttttatagtattttcatGCAATTCTTGTACCAAGTGTAAATCATCCTTGTTCCACAATTCCTCCATCTCCCTTTAACACTTCGTATTGAGTCAAATGCATTAATGTCATTTTGTAATTTGTACTTTATGTCTTTGTGTAAATGTGACAAAGCAATCAATTATGAATACGAATTAATAATACTAAaacttgaaaatgaaatatcCTACAAAAACTTGTAAAAGCTGACACTCGAAACACTTCTTTACAAGTTTTCAAATCAACAATCATCTAGGAAATGGACATGTGCTAAAAGGTGATATCTCAATGAGCAACACATTCTCCGCCAGAGATAGTTCTAATGgtatataataatcataataatagttttatttaattaaaaaatgcaaTACCtccctttaaaataaaaatactagttgcaatatattaaaaaaattataaacaacattatcatctgttttaaagtataaatataaagtcacgaaacatgcaaaataatttttttaagagaaggTACAccattaaagttaattattgtAAGATTAGcaaaaatatgaacaaaattTTCTTCCAACGCAATCAaagttattttgatttaaaatgcTGCCTTGGTTTGACAATAGCACGCggaaattgttttttattatttaaccaattgtaacatttataaaaaaaaaaacaaatgaaaaggaaaagagagtTGGGATTGGGAGAGTACGAGTCAGAGCAAAGCAGCAGCTTGGGTTGGACCTTGGAGAGTCCGTTTGTTCCTTcactttgttttctttagatatttttttttttctgtcgtTTCATTGCAAACTGATACTTCGGTATCCAAACACACCTCATCTACATTTTCTCATCTCCAGCACAAACAAACACGTGCATCTCCTTTCGTTCCCATGGCGATTTCCGTTTCCGCATCCTCCGCGATTTCTTCTTTGAGTTCTGAACGTTCTACGCGCTTGCCGCCATCCTTTACCTCCGCATCTTCTTCCGCCAAACAGTTCTCGCTGCAATTCCCCTCGCGCACGCACCTTCTTCGGATCAGTACTCCACGCGCTCCTACTTCCCCGCGGCCACGATTCCTTCTTCAGGTAACCTAAACCACGCTATCTGCTTTCATTTTCCATTGCAGTTGTACGTACGACTTTCTTCATTGTTTAGTAAATCAAGGAACACGcgtgattattattattattattattattattattattattattttaatcataaattgtGCGTA
This genomic interval from Vigna radiata var. radiata cultivar VC1973A chromosome 8, Vradiata_ver6, whole genome shotgun sequence contains the following:
- the LOC106769740 gene encoding uncharacterized protein LOC106769740; amino-acid sequence: MPWPAKNAGLGIAAMSYIAVDYLRHLSPTWHSRLQPVLWSLLALAAVVRVPSYRHWSAEFRSAIPFVASMLFMLSALLFEALSVRSVTAVLGLDWHRNTPPLPDTGQWFLLALNEKLPSPIVEILRARIIGLHHFLMLFMMLAFSVLFDSVKAPGLGLGARYMFTMAVGRLLRAITFASTILPSARPWCAGSRFRVPAYPHPWAQKYYVPYAKDHDAISRVINLDTAYVDIGKPVSDYQPDWGSMSFLIDFLRPTVSEGPSWYSLLKKAGGGCNDLLYSGHMLVAVLTAMAWTEAYGGFSSALVWLLLMHSAQREIRERHHYTVDCIVAIYVGILLWKMTGFIWSREAKSSNRSLTKLETIQSRLIQASKDSDIDKVRELLKEIELISEESKDSTGIKHARLFRSATIFFALTIVVLAFTLTSDG